One Panthera leo isolate Ple1 chromosome B1, P.leo_Ple1_pat1.1, whole genome shotgun sequence DNA window includes the following coding sequences:
- the TMEM33 gene encoding transmembrane protein 33 isoform X2: protein MAETAPNGPQGAGAVQFMMTNKLDTAMWLSRLFTVYCSALFVLPLLGLHEAASFYQRALLANALTSALRLHQRLPHFQLSRAFLAQALLEDSCHYLLYSLIFVNSYPVTMSIFPVLLFSLLHAATYTKKVLDAKGSNSLPLLRSILDKLSANQQNILKFIACNEIFLMPATVFMLFSGQGSLLQPFIYYRFLTLRYSSRRNPYCRTLFNELRIVVEHVIMKPACPLFVRRLCLQSIAFISRLAPTA from the exons ATGGCAGAAACGGCCCCGAACGGCCCCCAAGGGGCGGGCGCAGTG caaTTCATGATGACCAATAAACTGGACACGGCCATGTGGCTTTCTCGATTGTTCACAGTTTACTGCTCTGCCTTGTTTGTTCTGCCACTTCTTGG GTTGCACGAAGCTGCAAGCTTTTACCAGCGTGCTTTACTGGCAAATGCTCTTACTAGTGCCCTGAGACTGCACCAGAGATTACCGCATTTCCAGTTAAGCAGAGCATTCCTGGCCCAGGCTTTATTGGAAGACAGCTGCCACTACCTGCTGTACTCACTCATCTTTGTCAATTCCTACCCGGTTACAA TGAGTATTTTTCCTGTGTTGCTATTCTCCTTGCTTCATGCTGCCACATATACGAAAAAGGTCCTTGAT gCGAAGGGTTCAAATAGTTTACCTTTGCTGAGATCTATCTTGGATAAACTAAGCGCTAATCAACAGAATATTCTGAAATTCATTGCTTGTAATGAAATATTCTTGATGCCTGCTAcagtttttatgctttttag tgGTCAAGGGAGTTTGCTCCAGCCTTTTATCTACTATAGATTTCTTACTCTTCGGTATTCCTCTCGAAGAAATCCATATTGTCG GACCTTGTTCAATGAACTGAGGATTGTTGTTGAACATGTGATAATGAAACCTGCTTGCCCACTGTTTGTGAGAAGACTTTGTCTCCAGAGTATTGCTTTTATAAGCAGACTGGCACCAACA GCTTGA
- the TMEM33 gene encoding transmembrane protein 33 isoform X1, which yields MAETAPNGPQGAGAVQFMMTNKLDTAMWLSRLFTVYCSALFVLPLLGLHEAASFYQRALLANALTSALRLHQRLPHFQLSRAFLAQALLEDSCHYLLYSLIFVNSYPVTMSIFPVLLFSLLHAATYTKKVLDAKGSNSLPLLRSILDKLSANQQNILKFIACNEIFLMPATVFMLFSGQGSLLQPFIYYRFLTLRYSSRRNPYCRTLFNELRIVVEHVIMKPACPLFVRRLCLQSIAFISRLAPTVA from the exons ATGGCAGAAACGGCCCCGAACGGCCCCCAAGGGGCGGGCGCAGTG caaTTCATGATGACCAATAAACTGGACACGGCCATGTGGCTTTCTCGATTGTTCACAGTTTACTGCTCTGCCTTGTTTGTTCTGCCACTTCTTGG GTTGCACGAAGCTGCAAGCTTTTACCAGCGTGCTTTACTGGCAAATGCTCTTACTAGTGCCCTGAGACTGCACCAGAGATTACCGCATTTCCAGTTAAGCAGAGCATTCCTGGCCCAGGCTTTATTGGAAGACAGCTGCCACTACCTGCTGTACTCACTCATCTTTGTCAATTCCTACCCGGTTACAA TGAGTATTTTTCCTGTGTTGCTATTCTCCTTGCTTCATGCTGCCACATATACGAAAAAGGTCCTTGAT gCGAAGGGTTCAAATAGTTTACCTTTGCTGAGATCTATCTTGGATAAACTAAGCGCTAATCAACAGAATATTCTGAAATTCATTGCTTGTAATGAAATATTCTTGATGCCTGCTAcagtttttatgctttttag tgGTCAAGGGAGTTTGCTCCAGCCTTTTATCTACTATAGATTTCTTACTCTTCGGTATTCCTCTCGAAGAAATCCATATTGTCG GACCTTGTTCAATGAACTGAGGATTGTTGTTGAACATGTGATAATGAAACCTGCTTGCCCACTGTTTGTGAGAAGACTTTGTCTCCAGAGTATTGCTTTTATAAGCAGACTGGCACCAACAGTTGCGTAG